In Rhodothermus sp., the following proteins share a genomic window:
- a CDS encoding tetratricopeptide repeat protein, with protein sequence MDRLEQLLQFYQEDPDDAFTRFALAQEYWKRGDTAQALHFFEGLVRDHPDYVGTYYHLARLYRELGRSDEARRTYQQGIEVARRMGDVKSLAELQDALMALELGEE encoded by the coding sequence ATGGATCGGCTGGAACAGTTGCTGCAGTTTTATCAAGAGGATCCAGACGACGCATTCACACGCTTTGCGCTGGCGCAGGAATACTGGAAACGAGGCGATACGGCGCAGGCGCTGCATTTCTTCGAAGGCCTGGTGCGTGACCATCCCGACTACGTGGGCACTTACTACCATCTGGCCCGGCTTTATCGAGAACTGGGACGATCGGATGAGGCGCGGCGTACTTACCAGCAGGGTATCGAGGTAGCACGCCGGATGGGAGATGTGAAAAGCCTGGCCGAATTACAGGACGCCCTGATGGCACTTGAACTGGGCGAGGAGTGA
- a CDS encoding thioredoxin family protein, which produces MALTYSQEIALGTEAPPFDLPVVNPEADGRNKPTRSLEDFRDAQVLVVVFTCNHCPYAQHIEEALIEMARAYQPRGVQFVAINANDPEQYPEDAPEVMAQRAQARGYPFPYLFDETQEVARAYGARCTPDLYVFDTHRRLVYHGRFDDTRPGQGRSATGEDLRRVLDELLATGQVTGPQYPSMGCNIKWKPGNEPR; this is translated from the coding sequence ATGGCCCTGACTTATTCGCAGGAGATCGCGCTGGGTACCGAGGCGCCTCCATTTGATCTGCCGGTAGTCAACCCGGAGGCTGATGGACGCAACAAGCCCACGCGGAGCCTGGAGGACTTTCGTGACGCGCAAGTGCTTGTGGTGGTCTTCACCTGCAATCACTGCCCCTATGCGCAGCATATAGAGGAGGCGCTAATTGAGATGGCGCGCGCTTATCAGCCGCGGGGTGTTCAGTTCGTGGCGATCAATGCCAACGATCCCGAGCAGTATCCAGAAGATGCTCCTGAAGTCATGGCGCAGCGCGCGCAAGCCAGAGGGTATCCGTTTCCGTACCTGTTCGATGAGACGCAGGAGGTTGCGCGGGCGTACGGTGCGCGTTGCACCCCGGATCTGTATGTGTTCGATACCCATCGTCGGCTGGTCTATCACGGTCGATTTGACGATACCCGGCCCGGTCAGGGACGTTCGGCAACGGGCGAAGACCTGAGGCGAGTGCTGGACGAATTGCTGGCGACCGGGCAAGTGACCGGCCCCCAGTATCCATCCATGGGGTGCAACATCAAATGGAAGCCGGGCAACGAGCCCCGTTGA
- a CDS encoding DUF1640 domain-containing protein: protein MPILTVPKVLRDRLGDEGVEALITLLNEAAHHERNNLLGILEERFERRVAEEGNRLHNHITEEVAKLEAHIAAESARLDNRITEEVTKLTQQITEVETRLQQQIAHVNDRITTEMARMGERIAGVRADLIRWMFLFWVGQIGVLIAMLVAFLR from the coding sequence ATGCCCATTCTAACCGTCCCAAAAGTTCTGCGCGACCGACTCGGCGATGAAGGCGTCGAGGCGCTGATTACCCTGTTGAACGAAGCCGCCCATCACGAACGCAATAACCTGCTCGGCATTCTGGAAGAGCGCTTTGAACGACGGGTAGCGGAAGAAGGCAATCGCCTGCACAACCACATTACCGAAGAAGTGGCTAAGCTGGAAGCGCACATCGCAGCTGAATCAGCTCGCCTGGACAACCGCATCACCGAAGAAGTGACCAAACTGACCCAACAGATTACCGAGGTCGAAACACGGCTGCAGCAGCAGATTGCCCATGTGAATGATCGTATCACGACCGAAATGGCCAGGATGGGTGAGCGGATAGCCGGCGTACGGGCTGACTTGATCCGGTGGATGTTTCTGTTCTGGGTGGGACAGATTGGCGTGCTTATCGCTATGCTGGTTGCTTTTCTCCGCTGA
- a CDS encoding acylphosphatase — MSGLDAQARIEVRVKGRVQGVGFRQFVRYHARQLGLTGWVRNEPDGSVYLVAEGSRALLERLLETVRQGPPAARVDEVQVHWKPVQGEYTHFEIRWW; from the coding sequence ATGAGTGGCCTGGATGCGCAGGCGCGCATAGAAGTTCGCGTGAAGGGGCGGGTGCAGGGTGTGGGCTTCCGGCAGTTTGTCCGGTACCATGCTCGGCAGCTGGGATTGACCGGGTGGGTCCGGAACGAGCCAGACGGCTCGGTCTATCTGGTGGCCGAAGGGTCGCGAGCGCTGCTGGAACGATTGCTTGAGACCGTGCGGCAGGGGCCACCGGCGGCCCGTGTCGACGAAGTACAGGTGCACTGGAAGCCTGTGCAGGGCGAATACACGCACTTCGAGATCCGGTGGTGGTAA
- a CDS encoding alpha-amylase family glycosyl hydrolase, which yields MRTLFYLLLTILGILFGCAEPSEPEGRQVPPGVGKPAWIADAVIYEIFVPDFSPEGTFQGIIKRLDSLQALGVNTLWLMPIHPVGKKRAKTEIGPLGSPYAVRDYYAINPDYGTEEDFRALVDSVHARGMHLIIDLVANHTAWDHPWVTEHPDWYTPGPIEGFTYPVLNGDTTDWTDVVELNYDNPELRQAMIDVMQYWVRTFDIDGYRCDVAHGVPLDFWKAAIDSVEKIKPVLMLAEAAEPEMHWAGFDLTYAWPFYHQLKEVWRGAPLHTLVRQIDSTLKQLPPGARRLRFTTNHDETMWDAPPPVLFGGDRGSMAAFVLATSMPGVPLLYNGQELGTRERVSFFARTPYRWEAPESPALYTFYRRYLNFYRQREALRRGTLTVLNPEADNVLVYLRTTDTDTLLLIVNVRDRAETVVLPEGIRGRRWVEVFTADTLAADTLALGSYHYRIYQPLWP from the coding sequence ATGCGTACGCTGTTTTATCTGTTGCTGACCATCCTGGGGATACTATTCGGGTGTGCGGAGCCTTCTGAGCCCGAGGGACGCCAGGTGCCGCCCGGGGTCGGTAAGCCTGCATGGATTGCAGATGCCGTAATCTACGAGATCTTTGTGCCTGACTTTTCGCCGGAGGGCACCTTTCAGGGCATTATCAAGCGTCTGGATTCCCTGCAGGCGCTGGGCGTCAATACGCTCTGGCTCATGCCCATTCATCCGGTAGGAAAGAAGCGTGCTAAGACAGAGATCGGGCCGCTGGGATCGCCTTATGCGGTGCGCGACTATTACGCCATCAATCCGGATTACGGTACCGAAGAGGACTTTCGCGCGCTGGTCGACTCGGTCCACGCCCGGGGTATGCACCTCATCATCGATCTGGTGGCCAATCATACAGCCTGGGATCATCCCTGGGTCACGGAGCATCCTGACTGGTACACACCAGGACCTATTGAGGGGTTTACCTATCCAGTGCTTAATGGTGATACGACCGACTGGACCGATGTGGTTGAGCTCAACTATGACAATCCTGAGCTCCGGCAGGCTATGATTGATGTTATGCAGTACTGGGTGCGGACGTTTGACATTGATGGGTATCGGTGTGATGTGGCCCATGGCGTGCCGCTGGACTTCTGGAAAGCTGCGATCGACTCGGTGGAAAAGATCAAGCCGGTATTGATGCTGGCGGAAGCGGCCGAACCGGAGATGCACTGGGCCGGATTTGATCTGACCTATGCCTGGCCCTTCTATCACCAGCTCAAGGAGGTCTGGCGCGGTGCGCCGCTGCATACGCTGGTTCGGCAGATCGATTCGACGCTGAAGCAGTTACCACCGGGTGCCCGTCGGCTGCGTTTTACCACGAACCATGACGAGACCATGTGGGATGCTCCACCGCCGGTGCTTTTTGGGGGGGACCGAGGATCGATGGCCGCTTTTGTGTTGGCAACGTCTATGCCCGGGGTTCCGCTGCTGTACAACGGACAGGAACTGGGGACCCGCGAGCGGGTCTCGTTTTTTGCCCGTACCCCCTATCGCTGGGAAGCGCCAGAAAGTCCGGCACTCTATACGTTCTATCGACGTTATCTAAATTTCTACCGCCAGCGTGAGGCGTTGCGTCGTGGTACGCTGACCGTGTTAAATCCGGAGGCCGACAACGTGCTCGTGTATCTGCGGACTACGGACACGGATACGTTGTTACTGATCGTTAACGTTCGCGATCGGGCGGAAACGGTCGTGCTGCCTGAAGGTATACGCGGGCGGCGCTGGGTGGAAGTTTTCACGGCCGACACGCTGGCAGCCGATACGCTGGCGCTGGGTTCGTATCATTATCGCATCTATCAACCGTTGTGGCCATGA
- a CDS encoding SDR family oxidoreductase, whose product MKTFKHKTILITGASSGIGEAMAYLLRDPSVRLLLAARSEHKLQAMAETLQRQGVRAQIYPCDLSRPGAAESLFQRITSEGHRVDVLINNAGVGKYGRFDQIRLADTLEILRLNIENLVALTHLCIPHMLERGDAGILNVASTAGFQGIPYMSVYAATKSFVITFSEALYAEYANRGITVTCLCPGPTATAFQERAGMPVEGMRRLMESPEKVARAGLRALLRGELLHISGIANAIVAHLSQLTPRRMRLAITRQLLGPADDF is encoded by the coding sequence ATGAAGACTTTCAAGCATAAAACCATCCTGATCACCGGAGCCTCCAGCGGCATTGGCGAAGCCATGGCCTACCTGCTACGTGATCCATCGGTCAGGCTGTTACTGGCGGCGCGCTCCGAGCACAAACTGCAGGCCATGGCCGAAACCCTGCAACGTCAGGGTGTCCGGGCTCAGATCTACCCGTGTGATCTGTCTCGGCCCGGTGCGGCCGAGTCGCTGTTTCAGCGCATTACCTCGGAGGGTCATCGGGTCGATGTCCTGATCAACAATGCCGGTGTTGGTAAGTACGGTCGCTTTGATCAGATCCGTCTGGCCGACACGCTGGAAATACTTCGTCTGAATATCGAAAATCTGGTGGCGCTCACGCACCTGTGCATTCCCCACATGCTGGAACGCGGCGACGCCGGCATACTGAACGTGGCTTCAACAGCCGGTTTTCAGGGAATCCCCTACATGAGCGTGTATGCAGCGACCAAAAGCTTCGTGATTACCTTCTCCGAAGCTCTATATGCCGAGTATGCCAATCGGGGCATTACGGTAACCTGCCTGTGTCCGGGACCGACGGCCACGGCCTTCCAGGAACGCGCTGGTATGCCTGTCGAGGGGATGCGGCGCTTGATGGAATCGCCCGAAAAGGTCGCCCGGGCCGGCCTGCGGGCGCTGCTACGGGGCGAGCTGCTACATATCAGTGGCATCGCTAATGCCATAGTGGCACACCTCAGCCAGCTGACGCCCCGTCGGATGCGCCTGGCAATCACCCGTCAGCTGCTGGGTCCGGCCGACGACTTCTGA
- a CDS encoding Na+/H+ antiporter NhaC family protein: MDGLVLLPPVVAIVLALWTRQVYLSLLVGLWLGTTLLEGGHPLLGLRRLGDELVAVFADPGNTRVVMFCLMVGGLIALVQASGGVQGFITWARRRGWGTSRRGAEMLAWLVGLVIFVESNITSLVVGAVGRPFFDRLRLPREKLAFYCDATSAPVCMMIPLNGWGAYVLGLLAAQGITHGAVRLLAEGLLYNVFSWLAILFALLIAWTGWGFGPMRVAERRAARTGQLLRPGAQPLVAEEVAGIQPVEGAPCRASDFLIPLGVMVGMIFVGLWVTGQGNLMAGSGSTAVFWAVAVAVAVAMTLYALPRPLRRGRPVLALARSTALVLRGMSGLVGVTVLVVLAFALGQVSRALEMGPYLVGLIDPSWPVWWLPAVVFLVGCFVSFTLGSSWTTFAILIPVALPLAEGLGLPLPLMLGAVLSGGVFGDYASPLSDTTIISSMAAASDHIDHVNTQLPYALLLAGVSFVLYLGLGWIA, from the coding sequence ATGGACGGGCTCGTCTTATTGCCGCCGGTTGTAGCGATTGTCCTGGCGTTGTGGACGCGCCAGGTTTACCTGTCGCTGTTGGTCGGACTCTGGCTGGGCACCACCTTGCTGGAAGGCGGCCATCCCTTGCTGGGGTTGCGACGGCTGGGCGACGAGCTGGTCGCCGTCTTTGCCGATCCGGGCAACACACGCGTGGTCATGTTCTGCCTGATGGTGGGTGGTTTGATTGCGCTGGTGCAGGCTTCGGGTGGGGTGCAGGGATTCATCACATGGGCCCGGCGGCGTGGATGGGGGACGTCGCGACGGGGCGCTGAAATGCTGGCCTGGCTGGTAGGGCTGGTGATCTTTGTCGAATCCAACATTACTTCGCTGGTTGTGGGTGCGGTGGGACGTCCGTTTTTTGATCGGTTGCGCCTGCCCCGCGAAAAGCTCGCCTTTTACTGCGATGCAACGAGCGCACCGGTCTGCATGATGATTCCGCTCAATGGATGGGGCGCCTATGTGCTGGGATTGCTGGCCGCACAGGGCATTACCCATGGAGCGGTACGTTTACTGGCCGAAGGGCTGCTTTACAATGTTTTCAGTTGGCTGGCTATTCTGTTTGCGCTGCTGATAGCCTGGACAGGCTGGGGGTTTGGGCCAATGCGAGTAGCCGAGCGACGGGCGGCCAGGACCGGCCAGCTGTTACGTCCTGGAGCGCAGCCGCTGGTGGCCGAAGAAGTGGCAGGTATTCAGCCGGTCGAGGGGGCTCCCTGCCGCGCTTCCGACTTTTTGATCCCTCTCGGGGTCATGGTGGGGATGATTTTCGTGGGGCTCTGGGTAACAGGCCAGGGTAATCTGATGGCCGGCAGTGGCTCGACGGCAGTGTTCTGGGCTGTGGCCGTCGCTGTAGCTGTGGCGATGACCCTGTACGCGCTACCCCGGCCACTCCGGAGAGGGCGGCCTGTGCTTGCGCTGGCACGCTCGACGGCTCTGGTGCTTCGGGGGATGTCCGGGTTGGTAGGGGTAACCGTGCTGGTGGTGCTGGCTTTTGCGCTGGGGCAAGTCTCACGCGCTCTGGAAATGGGCCCCTATCTGGTGGGGCTGATCGACCCGAGCTGGCCTGTCTGGTGGCTCCCGGCCGTGGTGTTTCTGGTAGGCTGTTTTGTCTCGTTTACGCTGGGCTCTTCATGGACGACCTTCGCCATTCTCATTCCCGTAGCGCTGCCTCTGGCCGAAGGGCTGGGATTGCCCCTGCCGTTGATGCTGGGCGCTGTGCTTTCGGGTGGGGTTTTCGGTGATTATGCTTCGCCGCTGTCCGATACCACGATCATCTCATCGATGGCGGCCGCCAGCGATCACATCGATCACGTGAACACGCAACTGCCTTATGCACTGCTGTTGGCCGGGGTATCGTTTGTGCTGTATCTGGGGCTGGGGTGGATCGCCTGA
- a CDS encoding type I restriction enzyme HsdR N-terminal domain-containing protein, whose translation MESLNFPTYSFRLRRQGKQVYLFDPLRRRWVRLTPEEWVRQHLAQYLVQALGCPPSLVALETAFTDQGMVRRADLVVYNREGRPLLLAECKAPTVPVTQEVVEQAGRYNRVIGAPYLVVTNGRTHYVWRIDLHRYTMTPLRRWPTFAEMMQAASRIGRTEQSQ comes from the coding sequence ATGGAATCCCTGAATTTTCCCACGTATTCCTTTCGGCTACGGCGACAGGGGAAGCAGGTGTATCTGTTCGATCCGCTGCGGCGACGCTGGGTGCGACTGACGCCGGAGGAATGGGTGCGGCAGCACCTGGCGCAGTACCTGGTGCAGGCGCTGGGCTGCCCGCCTTCACTGGTAGCCCTGGAAACTGCGTTCACGGATCAGGGGATGGTGCGACGGGCCGATCTGGTGGTCTACAACCGAGAGGGACGACCGCTTCTACTGGCCGAGTGTAAGGCGCCAACGGTGCCTGTGACGCAGGAGGTCGTCGAGCAGGCCGGACGCTACAACCGGGTGATCGGGGCCCCTTACTTGGTCGTCACAAACGGCCGCACGCACTACGTCTGGCGCATCGATCTGCATCGTTATACCATGACGCCGTTGAGGCGGTGGCCTACCTTCGCAGAGATGATGCAGGCAGCTTCCCGAATCGGGCGCACCGAGCAATCTCAATAA
- the glgP gene encoding alpha-glucan family phosphorylase — MTTRDKLEALAANLWWSWNPEALHLFEQLNPEAFRVSHHNPLAALRAADPAVLSDRPFQKAVDRVYEAFQTYLNRPSRIPDAPRTVYFCMEYGLHESLPFYAGGLGVLAGDHIKAASDLGLPMAAVGLFLREGYFRQRFDHSGWQLADYPAMDPMDHPMALVHGPDGYPLVITVHLGRQPLYLRAWKLEVGRVPLYLLDASFDANPEPLRMLTRRLYQGDRRIRLQQEIILGIGGVRLLRALEQDFDVYHLNEGHCSFVALELLRERLAAGDEREAAETWVRRHCVFTTHTPVMAGHDRFDPGLFIEQMETFRHQLGLSETDLLAYGRVNPSDSTEAFNMTVLGLKLSRKANGVSAINSLVARRQWHHLYPDRPVHEVPIDHVTNGVHLPTWTVAHARPFLEQHLGDWLEGRFHVEIWKKVDEISDAELWQYRCMLRRRLVEFVNEYVKHQSLPQESHLHPDVLTIGFARRFATYKRAPLLFEDMERAIELFSHEDRPIQLIYAGKAHPADDGGKRFIQQIYEITQHPAFRGKVVFIENYDMHIARMLVSGCDVWLNNPRRPLEASGTSGQKTAVHGGLNLSVLDGWWPEGYNGQNGWAFGREATGYYEDPVTQDVEDREALYRVLTYEVIPAFYDRNGEGLPIRWLARMRQAMRTIPAQFNAVRMVREYVEQIYRPAEEPLPTSATIHEK, encoded by the coding sequence ATGACCACGCGCGATAAACTGGAAGCCCTGGCGGCCAACCTGTGGTGGAGCTGGAATCCCGAAGCGCTTCACCTTTTTGAGCAGTTGAATCCGGAGGCCTTTCGGGTTTCCCATCACAACCCACTGGCCGCCCTGCGCGCCGCCGATCCGGCCGTTTTGAGCGACCGGCCGTTTCAGAAAGCGGTCGATCGTGTCTACGAGGCCTTTCAGACCTACCTGAACCGTCCATCCCGTATCCCGGATGCTCCACGGACTGTCTACTTCTGCATGGAGTACGGGCTCCATGAAAGCCTGCCCTTTTATGCCGGGGGACTGGGGGTGCTGGCAGGCGACCACATCAAGGCAGCTTCGGATCTGGGGCTGCCCATGGCCGCTGTCGGACTGTTTCTGCGGGAAGGGTATTTCCGGCAGCGCTTTGATCACAGTGGCTGGCAGCTGGCCGACTATCCGGCCATGGATCCCATGGATCATCCCATGGCGCTTGTCCACGGCCCGGACGGCTACCCGCTGGTCATTACCGTTCACCTGGGCCGACAGCCGCTCTACCTGCGCGCCTGGAAGCTGGAGGTTGGGCGCGTGCCTCTGTACCTGCTCGACGCTTCGTTCGATGCCAATCCGGAGCCGTTGCGCATGCTGACGCGTCGTCTCTATCAGGGTGATCGCCGCATCCGGCTACAGCAGGAAATCATTCTGGGCATTGGGGGCGTGCGGCTACTGCGGGCGCTGGAACAGGATTTCGATGTGTATCACCTGAATGAAGGCCACTGCTCGTTCGTGGCGCTGGAATTGCTCCGGGAGCGGCTGGCCGCCGGAGACGAACGGGAAGCGGCCGAGACCTGGGTACGCCGACACTGCGTTTTCACCACACATACACCGGTCATGGCCGGGCATGACCGCTTTGACCCCGGGCTCTTTATCGAACAGATGGAAACATTCCGGCACCAGCTGGGCCTGTCTGAAACCGACCTCCTGGCTTATGGTCGCGTCAATCCCAGCGACAGCACAGAAGCGTTCAACATGACAGTGCTGGGCCTCAAGCTGTCGCGCAAAGCCAACGGCGTTTCGGCAATCAATAGCCTGGTGGCCCGTCGCCAGTGGCATCACCTGTATCCGGATCGCCCTGTCCATGAAGTGCCCATCGATCACGTCACCAACGGCGTGCATCTGCCTACCTGGACCGTTGCCCATGCCCGCCCCTTCCTGGAACAACATCTGGGCGACTGGCTTGAAGGTCGCTTTCACGTTGAAATCTGGAAAAAGGTAGATGAGATCTCTGACGCCGAGCTGTGGCAGTACCGGTGCATGCTGCGTCGACGGCTGGTGGAATTCGTCAACGAATACGTCAAGCATCAGTCGCTGCCTCAGGAGTCGCACCTGCATCCCGACGTGCTGACGATCGGCTTTGCCCGGCGTTTCGCTACCTACAAACGCGCCCCGTTGCTTTTCGAGGATATGGAACGAGCCATCGAGCTGTTTAGCCATGAAGACCGACCGATCCAGCTGATTTACGCGGGCAAAGCCCATCCGGCGGACGACGGCGGCAAACGGTTCATTCAACAGATCTACGAGATCACCCAACACCCGGCCTTTCGGGGCAAGGTGGTCTTCATCGAGAATTACGATATGCATATTGCCCGGATGCTTGTCTCGGGCTGCGATGTCTGGCTGAACAATCCGCGTCGCCCGCTGGAGGCCAGTGGTACAAGCGGCCAGAAAACGGCCGTGCATGGGGGGCTTAACCTGTCGGTACTGGACGGTTGGTGGCCTGAAGGATACAACGGACAGAACGGATGGGCTTTTGGCCGCGAGGCAACGGGCTACTACGAAGATCCTGTAACCCAGGATGTGGAAGATCGCGAGGCGCTCTACCGGGTACTGACCTACGAGGTGATTCCGGCCTTTTACGACCGCAACGGCGAAGGACTCCCCATCCGCTGGTTGGCCCGTATGCGCCAGGCAATGCGCACCATCCCGGCCCAGTTCAACGCCGTCCGTATGGTCCGTGAATATGTGGAACAGATTTACCGACCGGCAGAAGAGCCTCTCCCTACCTCGGCGACAATCCATGAAAAGTAA
- a CDS encoding high-potential iron-sulfur protein has protein sequence MEDKRVTRRDFLLRVGALGLAGLGGSALLSACGGGQQQQQQAAQPEAASADTATTASADFSCTDVSGLTAEEIQMRESLEYTDHSPYPDKTCANCQLFIPAESPNQCGACQLIKGPIHPDGYCTSWVQKVS, from the coding sequence ATGGAAGACAAACGCGTCACCCGTCGCGACTTTCTGCTACGCGTGGGAGCGCTCGGGCTGGCCGGACTGGGCGGCAGTGCGCTGCTGAGCGCCTGCGGTGGCGGCCAGCAGCAACAGCAGCAGGCTGCCCAGCCTGAAGCGGCATCGGCAGATACGGCGACAACGGCCAGTGCCGACTTCTCGTGCACCGACGTGTCGGGGTTGACGGCCGAAGAGATTCAGATGCGCGAAAGCCTCGAGTACACGGACCATTCGCCCTACCCCGACAAGACCTGCGCTAACTGTCAGCTGTTCATTCCAGCCGAATCGCCCAATCAATGTGGGGCCTGTCAGCTCATCAAGGGGCCCATTCATCCGGACGGCTACTGCACCTCATGGGTGCAGAAAGTAAGCTGA
- the prmC gene encoding peptide chain release factor N(5)-glutamine methyltransferase, whose product MPSHNRQRLVQEVTQGELLQQAIQRLEAAGVPDARRNAEWMLCEVLGCARAQLYAYPERPVSVSQQARFAELLARRLRREPLQYVLGYVEFLGLRVEVGPGVLIPRPETEWLTERVLQAMRSVPALRVLDVGTGSGCIALAIKHHRPDADVWACDISPEALAIARRNAERLGLEVHWLKADVLNASFPAQVPGPFTLIVSNPPYLSLHEADELPPEVRDYEPPVALYAGEDPLRFYRALARHGHTLLQPGGWLACEVPAPHGADVTMLFEATGYQEVRLERDLAGHPRLVWARRSL is encoded by the coding sequence ATGCCGTCGCATAACCGTCAGCGACTCGTGCAGGAAGTAACGCAGGGCGAACTGCTACAGCAGGCCATCCAACGACTGGAGGCGGCCGGTGTGCCCGATGCCCGTCGTAACGCCGAATGGATGCTCTGTGAAGTCTTGGGATGCGCGCGGGCCCAGCTCTATGCCTATCCGGAGCGACCGGTCAGTGTCTCTCAGCAAGCACGCTTTGCCGAACTGCTGGCCCGGCGACTCCGGCGTGAGCCGCTGCAGTACGTGCTGGGCTACGTGGAGTTTCTGGGGCTTCGCGTGGAAGTAGGACCCGGCGTGCTGATCCCACGTCCGGAAACGGAATGGTTGACCGAACGGGTGCTGCAGGCAATGCGATCGGTCCCGGCCCTCCGCGTGCTGGATGTGGGCACCGGAAGTGGATGCATTGCCCTGGCGATCAAGCACCACCGCCCGGACGCTGACGTGTGGGCCTGCGACATCAGTCCGGAGGCCCTGGCCATCGCTCGTCGCAATGCCGAACGGCTGGGGTTGGAGGTACACTGGCTGAAGGCCGACGTGCTGAACGCTTCGTTTCCTGCGCAGGTACCTGGACCGTTCACGCTGATCGTTTCCAATCCGCCATATCTGTCCCTCCATGAAGCCGATGAACTACCGCCTGAAGTGCGTGATTATGAGCCGCCGGTGGCGTTGTACGCTGGCGAAGATCCGTTGCGTTTTTATCGAGCGCTGGCCCGGCATGGCCATACATTGCTGCAGCCTGGCGGATGGCTGGCCTGCGAGGTGCCCGCGCCTCACGGTGCCGACGTAACCATGCTCTTCGAGGCGACCGGCTATCAAGAGGTACGGCTTGAACGCGATCTGGCCGGCCATCCACGTCTGGTATGGGCACGCCGGTCGCTATAG
- the htpX gene encoding zinc metalloprotease HtpX: MTNTLRTTALMALLIILFVLIGEAIGGEQGMMVAFFFAVAMNFFSYWFSDKIVLMMYGAREISRDEAPELYDMVDRLRQRAGLPMPRVYIIPSEQPNAFATGRSPRHSAVAVTQGIVRLLNREELEGVIAHELAHIKHRDILISSIAATLAAAITMLARFAFFFGPSGDRDRGNALAGLLMLILAPLAAMLIQMAISRAREFAADRGGALICGRPRALARALEKLEAGVAHIPMEANPATAHMFIVHPFSGGGLARLFSTHPPTEERIRRLLELEQELAHVRA; encoded by the coding sequence ATGACGAACACGCTGCGTACAACAGCTTTGATGGCCCTGCTGATCATTCTCTTCGTACTGATCGGCGAAGCCATTGGGGGCGAGCAGGGCATGATGGTCGCCTTCTTTTTTGCGGTGGCGATGAACTTTTTCAGTTACTGGTTCAGTGATAAAATTGTGCTGATGATGTACGGGGCGCGGGAGATTTCTCGCGACGAGGCGCCGGAGCTATACGATATGGTAGATCGGCTGCGGCAGCGGGCTGGCCTGCCCATGCCCCGGGTCTATATCATTCCATCGGAGCAGCCCAATGCCTTTGCTACGGGCCGTAGTCCCCGGCATAGCGCGGTAGCTGTCACGCAGGGTATTGTGCGGTTGCTCAATCGTGAGGAGCTGGAAGGGGTGATCGCGCACGAGCTGGCTCACATCAAACACCGGGATATCCTGATTTCGTCGATCGCGGCCACGCTGGCAGCGGCTATTACGATGCTGGCCCGGTTTGCTTTCTTCTTTGGACCCTCTGGCGATCGGGATCGTGGCAATGCCCTGGCCGGATTGCTCATGCTGATTCTGGCGCCGCTGGCGGCCATGCTGATCCAGATGGCCATTTCGCGGGCGCGTGAGTTTGCCGCCGATCGCGGAGGAGCGCTCATCTGTGGACGGCCGCGGGCGCTTGCGCGGGCGCTGGAGAAGCTTGAGGCAGGCGTGGCCCATATTCCCATGGAGGCGAATCCGGCTACGGCCCATATGTTTATCGTGCATCCGTTCAGTGGGGGAGGCCTTGCCCGGCTGTTTTCGACGCATCCGCCTACCGAAGAACGTATTCGCCGGTTGCTGGAGCTGGAACAAGAGCTGGCACACGTCCGGGCCTGA